The genomic window TTAGCCAAGCAAACACAGGAATAATAATTACAGGAGTCAGACTTCCCAGATAAAGCCACAAGCCAGTTAAGACAGTTATCATGCCCAAATAGATGGGGTTTCTACTATATTGAAATATTCCTTCTCTGACTAGATAACTTGATTCTTGAAAAGGTTTAATGGTCGTATTTTTTTGCCGAAATAAATAGTCACAGAACAAAGCTACTGTGATTCCGAGAGCGATCGCTCCGATGCCTAAATAAGTAACGGGTGGGAAAAATAGCTGTCTGACAGGTAGCACCAAATGCAGTCCAACCATCAAGATAATCGATAGTAAAAACCAAACAGGAGGTAATAAAACTTTCTGTAAGTTCATGTTTTTAGTCTCCCAAAGATACCTGTTCTTATCTTAAATCTTCCCAAACGGCTTGCCGTACTTACCCCAATTCTCTTTATTAAAAGGACTCTGCCACCTGAGAATTAATTCTCGTTCCAATTTTAGACGAGCAGTGCGATCGCTAGGTGTATCGTACCAAAAAGCACTACACATTCTGACTTCCAAGTTATATTTACGGTGAAGCTCTACATAGTTTATTGCATAGTCCTTACAGTCATGCGTGCCGATCCATCTCTGTTTTGCCGTCTGCATCGTTTCTCCAACGTAGAGGAGTAATGGTAAGGCATTATCGATGATGAAGTAAATGCAGTTTTTATCTTCATGTTCTTTCATTCTGTAAAACTGAGAAGAGTGCAGCTTTAGTTCAAACGGATTAATTGAATCGCTATCGCAGTGAGCTAATGGTGCATCAAACAGGCTAGTTTGTTGTGGTGGCTCAGTGTTAAGAGTGTGTTGCTGATGCTCGAATATCTTTGACTTCCATTTGAGTAGAGCTTCTTTGCTCATAAGTTTTTGAGGCTGCTCTACTCGATAGGCTGGTCGGACATTAAATAAACTAAGTTGCTGTTCGCTCACTTTTGATGATAATTGACTGTCAAAGCAGCTAGATTAACACGAGTCAAACCACTAACCATCAAAATTTAAGTTTCTTTCTTGGCGATCGAACTCAAAATTATTAGACGAATAGAGTTACAAGCAATAGGAAACTAAAGATAGATATGCTTGTTTGGATAAAAATAGGTGAAATTAATGACTTCATTGTTTTTTCTCCTTAAGAAGGGTGAATTTGTTTGATTATTCTTTAAATAGCGATTGGGCTTAGCTCAAAAATAAGTGAGTGCATCTTAAACAAAAGCCCAGTCACATCAACTGCAACTGGGCTTAATAATTAAACTATATGACTATAGTTTGCTATCCCTGAAAGACTAAGCGGTAGCTTCACCGAGATTTACTTTGACTACTTTGTTTTTCTCTTCTTCAGACTTGGGTAGAGTCAAATTGAGGATACCGTCTTTGTACTCGGCAGTAACGTTGGTATTTTGAATGCGTGCAGGTAGAGGGATTACTCTTTGGAATTTACCGTAACGGAATTCAGAGCGAGTTTTTTCTTTGATTTCAGATTTGCGTTCTCCTGCGATCGCTACTCGATCTGCCATTACCTGAATGTCTAAATCTTTAGCTTCCATGCCAGGAACTTCTAGTTTGAGATGTAAAGCATCATCAGTTTCAGTAAGTTCGGCGGCAGGTACTTTGGCTAAGTTATTGAAGCCATCCGCATCATCGAATAAACGATTTAGTTGACGTTGTAAAGAAGTCGTTTCTTGCCAGGGATTGTATCTTACTAATGCCATGTTTGTTGTCTCTCCGATTGCTGTTTCTTAAGAGGTTTAGTTTAGAGTTTCTGTATATTTCGTGTTCGTTATTTATATCTTAATTAGCCCGAAAAAATAACTGTAGTGTGGCTTGTATCCCATACATGGTAGTAGTTTTATCCCGAACCAAAAAAGACGATTTTAGTAGGGGAAACTATACAAACGAAGTCGCAGCTTGATAGCCCACGAGCTTCAGCAGGGGGTACCTGCGCTGAGTCGTTTATCTGTAATAAATTAAACCACTCGTGGCGTGAGTTATGTCTAATCTTTGCCCTGAGCTTCGACATATTCTTTGATTGTCTCCAAGCTAACTTGTCTAGCAGTAGAAACAAAGTAGCTGCGAGTCCACATTG from Myxosarcina sp. GI1 includes these protein-coding regions:
- a CDS encoding isoprenylcysteine carboxylmethyltransferase family protein is translated as MNLQKVLLPPVWFLLSIILMVGLHLVLPVRQLFFPPVTYLGIGAIALGITVALFCDYLFRQKNTTIKPFQESSYLVREGIFQYSRNPIYLGMITVLTGLWLYLGSLTPVIIIPVFAWLIQEMFVKEEEQMLEAKFGEEYREYKATVRRWI
- a CDS encoding Hsp20/alpha crystallin family protein, with amino-acid sequence MALVRYNPWQETTSLQRQLNRLFDDADGFNNLAKVPAAELTETDDALHLKLEVPGMEAKDLDIQVMADRVAIAGERKSEIKEKTRSEFRYGKFQRVIPLPARIQNTNVTAEYKDGILNLTLPKSEEEKNKVVKVNLGEATA